A window of Egibacteraceae bacterium contains these coding sequences:
- a CDS encoding DUF1778 domain-containing protein, giving the protein MSTLTRRFEFRASEEDYELIQQAAAEAGLSISDYVRSRTVEHARRDLADRRRIHIGPEHAEAFYAALDDSTPVPELQRLAGVPHPDLS; this is encoded by the coding sequence ATGAGCACCCTGACCCGACGCTTTGAGTTCCGTGCCTCTGAAGAGGACTACGAGCTCATCCAACAAGCGGCAGCCGAAGCCGGCCTGTCCATCTCCGACTACGTGCGGTCGCGCACCGTGGAGCACGCCCGCCGAGACCTGGCTGACCGACGGCGCATCCACATCGGGCCTGAGCACGCCGAGGCGTTCTACGCCGCCCTGGACGACTCCACCCCGGTGCCCGAACTGCAACGCCTCGCCGGCGTCCCCCACCCCGACTTGTCATAG